A genomic region of Paenibacillus sp. PL2-23 contains the following coding sequences:
- a CDS encoding SDR family NAD(P)-dependent oxidoreductase, whose amino-acid sequence MELLITGANRGLGCELAAEAARRGHRVWAGVRNPESLSESLSALRTLYPQQVIALALDVTEEASIAQARSVLERQAGALDGIINNAAVLLGREQKLEELDMDQMEMSVQTNLYGPLMVLKHFLPLLRKGRQQAIINISSEAGSMTHAYAGDYAYGITKAALNMFTAQLRSELAKLDYAVYAVHPGWIRTDMGGQQATGDAAEAAASIMDLAERKQLPAEGAWFIDRHGASMEL is encoded by the coding sequence ATGGAGCTGCTGATTACCGGTGCCAACCGGGGGCTGGGCTGCGAGCTTGCGGCCGAGGCGGCAAGAAGAGGCCACCGCGTCTGGGCGGGAGTCCGTAATCCAGAATCGTTATCGGAGTCGTTGTCAGCCTTGCGGACGCTGTATCCGCAGCAGGTTATCGCGCTGGCGCTTGACGTAACGGAGGAGGCCAGCATCGCCCAAGCCAGAAGCGTCCTTGAGCGCCAGGCGGGCGCTCTGGACGGGATCATTAATAATGCGGCGGTTCTGCTTGGGCGGGAGCAGAAGCTGGAGGAGCTTGATATGGATCAGATGGAGATGTCGGTGCAGACCAATCTGTACGGTCCCCTCATGGTCCTGAAGCATTTCCTGCCGCTGCTCCGCAAAGGCCGGCAGCAGGCGATTATCAATATCAGCTCTGAAGCGGGCAGTATGACGCATGCTTATGCCGGAGATTATGCCTATGGCATAACCAAAGCGGCGTTAAACATGTTCACCGCGCAGCTTCGTTCTGAGCTTGCCAAGCTGGATTATGCCGTCTACGCGGTACATCCTGGATGGATTCGCACGGATATGGGCGGCCAGCAGGCGACCGGCGACGCCGCCGAGGCGGCAGCCAGCATAATGGATTTAGCGGAGCGGAAGCAGTTGCCGGCAGAGGGCGCTTGGTTTATTGATCGGCATGGAGCATCCATGGAGCTTTAG
- a CDS encoding Gfo/Idh/MocA family oxidoreductase: MSKSDGMNYAPEGTVRRVVEKGEFVFAAMNLDHGHIYGMCNGLIEAGAELKWVYDADPAKVEDFVSKYPGVKAAASQEQIWEDAEVQLVAAAAIPSERGPLGVKTMRSGKHYFTDKAPFTTLEQLAEAREAAEQTGKKYAVYYSERLHVESAVYAGELIQAGAIGRVVQVLGLGPHRLNAPSRPGWFFEKEKYGGILCDIGSHQVEQFLYFTGNKEAKVLNSKVANYANKDYPELEDFGDMTLVGENGATGYFRVDWLTPNGLGTWGDGRMLIMGTEGYIELRKYIDIARDREGDQLYLVNGEGEKHMQLSGKVGFPFFGGLILDCLNGTEHAMTQEHAFKAAELSLIAQRDALRIEG; the protein is encoded by the coding sequence ATGAGCAAGTCTGATGGCATGAATTATGCGCCGGAAGGAACAGTACGGCGCGTTGTGGAGAAGGGCGAGTTCGTCTTCGCCGCTATGAATTTGGATCATGGCCATATCTATGGCATGTGCAATGGGCTGATCGAGGCGGGTGCGGAGCTGAAGTGGGTGTATGACGCCGATCCCGCCAAGGTGGAAGACTTTGTAAGCAAATATCCTGGCGTTAAAGCCGCTGCCTCGCAGGAGCAAATATGGGAGGATGCCGAGGTGCAGCTTGTGGCCGCGGCAGCCATTCCTTCCGAGCGTGGTCCGCTAGGCGTCAAGACGATGCGGAGCGGGAAGCATTATTTTACCGATAAGGCGCCGTTCACCACGCTGGAGCAGCTTGCGGAGGCCAGAGAGGCTGCAGAGCAAACCGGCAAAAAGTATGCGGTGTATTACAGCGAGCGCCTGCATGTTGAAAGCGCCGTATACGCCGGAGAGCTGATTCAAGCGGGCGCTATCGGACGCGTCGTGCAGGTGCTGGGTCTTGGACCGCATCGCCTCAATGCGCCTTCACGCCCGGGCTGGTTTTTTGAGAAGGAGAAGTACGGCGGCATTCTATGCGACATTGGCTCGCATCAGGTTGAGCAGTTCCTTTATTTTACAGGGAATAAGGAAGCTAAGGTGCTGAACAGCAAAGTCGCCAACTACGCGAATAAGGATTATCCGGAGCTGGAAGACTTCGGCGATATGACGCTGGTTGGCGAGAACGGCGCAACAGGCTACTTCCGCGTCGATTGGCTGACACCGAATGGTCTTGGCACATGGGGCGACGGGCGTATGCTTATTATGGGCACGGAAGGGTACATCGAGCTTCGCAAATACATTGACATCGCAAGAGATCGGGAAGGCGATCAGCTGTATTTGGTCAACGGAGAAGGCGAGAAGCATATGCAATTAAGCGGCAAGGTAGGCTTTCCTTTCTTCGGTGGACTCATTCTGGACTGCTTGAACGGCACGGAGCATGCGATGACACAGGAGCATGCTTTCAAAGCCGCGGAATTATCGCTGATCGCCCAGCGAGACGCGTTACGTATTGAAGGCTAA
- a CDS encoding Gfo/Idh/MocA family oxidoreductase, whose translation MSVVRLGIIGLGNMGKGHIGYLNRGEVKGVKLTAVSDSAQAGLDWATEHAGEGVALFSDPHELMDSGLVDGVLIATPHYSHPELAIACFERGLHVLVEKPAGVYTKQVREMNEAAARTSVVFSMMYNQRTNPLYQKLKDLVDSGELGEIRRTNWIITNWYRSQSYYDSGTWRATWAGEGGGVLLNQDPHQLDLWQWTINMMPKRVRAFCYFGKHRNIEVEDDVTAFVEYENGATGVFVTSTGEAPGTNRLEISGDRGKVVIEDNKLVFWRNRVSEREFNATYKGGFGQPECWKCEIPVKGTNPDHKGITQNWVNAILHGEKLIAPGEEGIKGLMLSNAMLLSTWKDDWVELPIDEDLYYEKLQERIANSSFKKEETLA comes from the coding sequence ATGAGCGTCGTACGATTAGGTATTATTGGACTGGGCAATATGGGCAAGGGACATATCGGCTATTTGAACAGGGGCGAGGTTAAAGGCGTCAAGCTGACGGCTGTGAGCGACAGCGCTCAGGCTGGACTGGATTGGGCAACGGAGCATGCGGGAGAGGGCGTTGCTTTGTTCTCCGATCCGCATGAGCTGATGGATTCCGGTCTTGTGGATGGCGTATTGATCGCAACACCACATTATTCCCATCCAGAGCTGGCGATCGCATGCTTCGAGAGAGGGCTGCATGTTCTGGTGGAGAAGCCGGCTGGTGTCTATACGAAGCAGGTTAGGGAGATGAACGAAGCGGCCGCTCGCACGAGTGTGGTGTTCAGCATGATGTACAACCAGCGGACCAATCCGCTGTATCAGAAGCTGAAGGATCTGGTGGACAGCGGAGAACTGGGCGAGATCAGAAGAACGAACTGGATTATTACGAATTGGTATCGCTCCCAAAGCTATTATGACTCCGGTACATGGCGCGCAACCTGGGCTGGCGAGGGCGGCGGCGTTCTGCTGAACCAGGACCCGCATCAGCTGGATTTGTGGCAATGGACAATTAATATGATGCCGAAGCGAGTGCGCGCTTTCTGTTACTTCGGCAAGCACCGCAACATTGAGGTGGAGGACGATGTGACGGCTTTCGTAGAATATGAGAACGGAGCGACTGGCGTATTCGTCACATCTACCGGGGAAGCGCCAGGCACGAATCGTCTGGAGATCAGCGGCGACCGCGGCAAGGTTGTGATTGAAGACAATAAGCTCGTATTCTGGAGAAACCGAGTGTCCGAACGGGAGTTCAACGCGACATACAAGGGCGGCTTCGGACAGCCTGAATGCTGGAAATGCGAAATCCCTGTGAAAGGCACAAATCCTGATCATAAAGGCATTACGCAAAACTGGGTCAACGCGATTCTCCACGGCGAGAAGCTGATTGCTCCCGGGGAAGAGGGTATCAAGGGTTTAATGCTGTCCAACGCGATGCTGCTGTCCACCTGGAAGGATGATTGGGTGGAGCTGCCGATCGACGAGGATCTCTATTATGAGAAATTGCAGGAGAGAATTGCAAATTCCTCCTTCAAGAAGGAGGAGACACTGGCATGA
- a CDS encoding AraC family transcriptional regulator, which produces MNSIHQIKTPFTIGTTSSFNYNLPYHSHSHYEIYYFRGGKANYLINDRIYVLEPGDMLLMHGMTLHKAHADPDVAYHRTIVHFDPHYFRQQIQPAYCDDLMTPFRRLHNVRLQLRGEAKEEIEASLDKLEALFNDSSPNALHRFHALFLDLMLQIRELCEQPLQAIPAFPSSKERHVQSLISDLDAHFAEEVTLELLQARLHLSKYYLAKTFKEITGMTIFQFLMHRRIYEAKLQLIQSDKSITEIGYDVGFKHPSHFSRVFKDQTELTPEQYRKRHQLAQPQRGTAREE; this is translated from the coding sequence ATGAATTCCATCCATCAAATTAAAACTCCATTTACAATAGGAACAACTTCCAGCTTCAATTATAATCTTCCATATCATTCCCATTCTCATTACGAAATTTATTATTTCCGAGGCGGCAAAGCCAATTATTTAATTAATGACCGCATCTACGTATTGGAGCCTGGAGATATGCTGCTTATGCACGGGATGACGCTGCACAAGGCGCATGCGGATCCCGATGTAGCCTACCACAGAACAATTGTGCACTTCGATCCCCATTACTTCAGACAGCAGATTCAGCCTGCCTATTGCGACGATCTGATGACGCCGTTCCGCAGGCTGCACAACGTTCGGCTGCAGCTGAGAGGCGAAGCCAAGGAGGAGATCGAAGCCTCCTTGGATAAATTGGAAGCGCTTTTCAATGACTCGTCCCCAAACGCCCTTCATCGCTTCCATGCGCTGTTTCTGGACCTCATGCTGCAGATCCGCGAGCTGTGCGAGCAGCCGCTTCAAGCCATACCCGCTTTTCCTTCCTCCAAGGAACGCCATGTGCAGTCCCTGATCTCTGACCTGGACGCACATTTCGCCGAGGAGGTTACGCTGGAGCTGCTTCAAGCAAGGCTTCACCTCAGCAAATATTATTTGGCCAAAACCTTTAAGGAAATTACCGGGATGACCATCTTTCAATTTCTGATGCATCGTCGCATATATGAAGCGAAGCTTCAGCTTATTCAATCCGATAAAAGCATTACCGAAATCGGGTATGATGTTGGCTTTAAGCATCCGTCACACTTCAGCCGCGTATTCAAGGATCAGACGGAGCTTACGCCGGAGCAGTATCGGAAGCGCCATCAGCTGGCACAGCCTCAGCGTGGGACAGCAAGGGAAGAGTAA
- a CDS encoding PAS domain S-box protein: protein MAGTIQEQIMLESKKRFEGFVHGLPDGVIVYSDDQILFANDAAMKLLGARDRRDVEGKPILLFIQEEELQSVTNDRADQELPQGTASKPAYRQLIRCDGESLTADICSMAIEYDGSHAIQLIIRDLSPWIHVEEKLSEKDDLYKTLVESVMAGVFVEQNQAIVYANPYLLNMFGYRMEELSHMKLSDFVDEEELVVFDHREFFLNGTDRRPFPFKVKGRRKDGAVIHMEGNCSSIMFNGEQALLGTIQEVTQKHEKEMLLLQNAKLYQRMLRYIPEPIFITYAGQVLYVNRNAMDMLGISDELRMIGRNLYDFVHESDREMVKAEINRTYTTDEPSFFKEARMVWNGELLMEVEGSNVRIDHYMGKSVVLSVIRDLTDRKRAEERLLRSEKLSVIGQLAAGVAHEIRNPLTALKGFTQLLRARYRDESAYFDIMADELDRINLIVNEFMTLANPHWTPYRHCDVEGIIQSVLSVLDTQAILLDVEIDCQLANGLPAIYCNENQLKQVFLNVIKNAIEAMPDGGRVVIMAREVAYIVGPQLQICIQDEGSGMPEELIRRLGEPFVTTKEKGTGLGLMVCTRIIEAHQGTLHIRRGRERGTIVEITLPLLSHAEAVPADGASDTAPA, encoded by the coding sequence ATGGCTGGGACGATACAGGAGCAAATCATGCTTGAAAGCAAAAAAAGATTTGAAGGTTTCGTTCATGGCTTGCCGGATGGCGTAATTGTGTATTCGGATGATCAGATTCTGTTCGCAAATGATGCGGCCATGAAGCTGCTTGGAGCAAGGGATCGCAGGGATGTCGAGGGGAAGCCGATTCTGCTTTTTATCCAGGAGGAGGAGCTCCAGTCGGTGACAAATGACAGGGCTGATCAAGAGCTTCCGCAGGGGACAGCATCCAAGCCAGCTTACCGTCAATTGATCCGCTGCGACGGAGAGAGCCTGACGGCGGATATTTGCTCTATGGCTATCGAATACGATGGCAGCCATGCGATCCAGCTTATTATTCGCGATTTATCCCCATGGATTCATGTCGAGGAGAAGCTGTCGGAGAAGGATGATTTGTACAAGACGCTGGTGGAGAGCGTGATGGCTGGTGTGTTCGTAGAGCAGAATCAGGCAATCGTCTACGCCAACCCCTATCTTCTGAATATGTTTGGCTATCGTATGGAAGAGCTGAGCCATATGAAATTAAGTGATTTTGTTGATGAGGAAGAGCTGGTTGTATTTGATCATCGCGAGTTTTTTTTGAATGGGACGGACCGCAGGCCATTTCCTTTCAAGGTGAAGGGCAGGCGGAAGGACGGCGCGGTGATTCATATGGAGGGTAATTGCTCCTCCATTATGTTCAACGGTGAGCAAGCGCTGCTGGGGACCATCCAGGAGGTGACGCAGAAGCACGAGAAGGAGATGCTGCTGCTTCAGAACGCTAAGCTGTACCAGCGCATGCTGCGATACATTCCGGAGCCGATATTCATCACCTATGCGGGACAGGTGCTGTATGTCAACCGCAATGCGATGGATATGCTGGGCATTTCCGACGAGTTGCGAATGATCGGGCGTAATTTGTATGATTTCGTTCATGAGAGCGATCGGGAGATGGTGAAGGCGGAGATTAACCGCACTTACACGACGGACGAGCCATCCTTCTTCAAGGAAGCCCGGATGGTATGGAACGGAGAGCTTCTGATGGAGGTAGAGGGATCCAATGTGCGGATTGATCATTATATGGGCAAAAGCGTTGTGCTGAGCGTAATCCGGGATTTGACGGATCGGAAGCGGGCAGAGGAGCGCCTGCTGCGCTCTGAGAAGCTCTCGGTTATCGGCCAGCTGGCGGCTGGCGTCGCTCATGAGATCCGAAACCCCTTGACCGCGCTCAAAGGCTTTACACAGCTGCTACGCGCCAGGTATAGGGATGAATCCGCTTATTTCGATATTATGGCCGACGAGCTGGATCGCATTAATCTGATTGTTAACGAGTTTATGACGCTTGCCAATCCGCATTGGACGCCTTACCGGCATTGCGATGTGGAAGGAATTATTCAAAGCGTGCTTTCCGTTCTGGATACCCAGGCAATCCTGCTGGATGTCGAAATTGATTGTCAGCTCGCCAACGGGCTCCCGGCCATATACTGCAATGAAAATCAGCTGAAGCAGGTATTCCTGAATGTTATCAAAAATGCGATTGAAGCGATGCCGGATGGCGGCCGAGTGGTCATCATGGCGAGAGAGGTTGCTTATATCGTCGGCCCTCAATTGCAAATATGCATTCAGGACGAAGGCTCCGGCATGCCGGAGGAGCTGATCCGCAGGCTCGGAGAGCCGTTCGTCACGACCAAAGAAAAGGGAACCGGCTTAGGCTTGATGGTCTGCACTCGCATTATTGAGGCGCATCAAGGAACGCTTCACATCCGCCGCGGGAGAGAAAGAGGCACGATCGTCGAGATTACTCTTCCCTTGCTGTCCCACGCTGAGGCTGTGCCAGCTGATGGCGCTTCCGATACTGCTCCGGCGTAA
- the odhB gene encoding 2-oxoglutarate dehydrogenase complex dihydrolipoyllysine-residue succinyltransferase, producing MADIIVPELGESISEGTITKWYVKEGDSVNQGDVLLELETDKVNIEISADSSGVVSKIAKSDGEVVLVGEAIGSIGASSGAPAAAPAPAAEAPKAAEAPAAAVSAPAAAPAAAAVASSAASVNASPAARKLAREQGIDLTQVNGKDGIGRIYPDDVRSHGVQAPAPAAPAAAPAQAAAPAPAAPAASANGGKPVERKRMSRRRATIANRLVEAQRTAAMLTTFNEVDMTAILDLRKRRKQSFFDKNEVNLGFMSFFTKAVVGALKQFPLLNAEIDGEDIVVKKFYDIGIAVSAKEGLVVPVVRDADRLGFAEIEKNIVDLAKKARANTLSLSDLQGGSFTITNGGVFGSLLSTPILNTPQVGILGMHKIQLRPVAIDETRMENRPMMYIALSYDHRIVDGSEAVRFLVAIKEMLEDPEQLLLQG from the coding sequence ATGGCAGATATTATTGTACCGGAGCTGGGAGAATCTATCTCCGAAGGAACGATTACGAAGTGGTATGTGAAGGAAGGCGACTCTGTCAATCAAGGCGACGTTCTTCTGGAGCTTGAGACGGATAAAGTAAACATCGAGATCAGCGCGGACAGCAGCGGCGTTGTATCCAAAATCGCAAAATCGGACGGCGAGGTTGTGCTTGTAGGCGAGGCGATCGGTTCCATCGGCGCCTCCTCCGGCGCTCCAGCAGCGGCACCAGCGCCGGCTGCGGAAGCTCCTAAGGCGGCTGAAGCGCCTGCGGCGGCAGTATCCGCTCCAGCAGCTGCGCCTGCAGCCGCAGCGGTTGCTTCCTCCGCGGCATCGGTTAATGCATCCCCTGCGGCGCGCAAGCTTGCGCGTGAGCAAGGGATTGACCTGACGCAGGTTAATGGCAAAGACGGTATCGGACGCATCTATCCGGATGACGTTCGCTCCCATGGCGTACAAGCTCCAGCTCCTGCTGCACCGGCAGCGGCGCCTGCGCAAGCGGCGGCACCAGCTCCAGCGGCGCCAGCAGCCAGCGCGAACGGCGGCAAGCCGGTTGAGCGCAAGCGCATGTCTCGTCGCCGCGCGACAATCGCGAATCGTCTGGTAGAAGCGCAGCGGACGGCAGCGATGCTGACAACGTTCAACGAAGTGGACATGACGGCGATTCTGGATCTTCGCAAGCGTCGCAAGCAATCCTTCTTCGACAAAAACGAAGTGAATCTTGGCTTTATGTCCTTCTTCACCAAGGCTGTTGTAGGCGCGTTGAAGCAGTTCCCGCTGCTGAACGCGGAAATCGACGGCGAAGATATCGTCGTGAAGAAGTTCTACGATATCGGCATTGCGGTATCCGCCAAAGAAGGCCTTGTCGTGCCAGTCGTACGTGACGCGGATCGCCTTGGCTTCGCCGAGATTGAGAAGAACATCGTTGATCTGGCGAAAAAAGCGCGCGCGAACACCTTGTCGCTCAGCGATCTTCAAGGCGGCAGCTTCACGATTACAAATGGCGGCGTATTCGGCTCCCTGCTGTCCACTCCGATCCTGAACACGCCGCAAGTCGGCATTCTGGGCATGCATAAGATTCAGCTTCGTCCAGTTGCCATTGACGAGACTCGTATGGAGAATCGTCCAATGATGTACATTGCGCTTTCCTACGATCATCGTATCGTAGATGGCAGCGAAGCGGTTCGCTTCCTCGTAGCCATCAAGGAAATGCTGGAGGATCCGGAGCAGCTGCTGCTTCAAGGCTAA
- a CDS encoding 2-oxoglutarate dehydrogenase E1 component — protein sequence MSIHDERNSSPWRSYYGPNLGYVQEQYELFLNDPNAVEASVRELFQLWGAPPAANDASPKSAAPAVAAAPAGVSAAASGPIDSNMLKKVVAAHQLMLNIRRYGHLGADINPLGISQRADTKLLEPATFGLTQDDLASIPAALIWDNAPADVANGWEAILRLREIYTRSAAYEFTHIHDENERTWLHKQAESGSFPAPLSAREKEALLERLMQVEQFEAFIHKTFVGQKRFSIEGVDMLVPILDEIIRAVAHDGAHEILIGMAHRGRLNVLTHVLGKPYDKIFSEFHHSPNKEHVPSEGSMGINYGWSGDVKYHLGADRAFTEGETVRARVTLANNPSHLEFVNPVVEGFTRAAQEDRSKPGFPEQDLHNAVTVCVHGDAAFIGEGIVAETLNFNNLQGYRNGGTLHIIANNRVGFTTNSVDSRSTYYASDLAKGFDIPIVHVNADDPEACLAAVRLASEYRLRFQKGFVIDLIGYRRYGHNEMDDPDATQPLVYPKVRNHPTVATLYANMLKDAKEVTEEQVEQLREKTANALQAGYDAMKACEGKPHVQVAHESGLIVPEDVATAVPMETLKEINLELLNRPEGFTEYSKLQRILQRRATSLNDGEKLDWAHAEALAFATILADGTPIRLSGQDSERGTFAHRHIMLNDNATGEKFSPLHMFPQAKASFAVHNSPLSETAVLAFEYGYNVFAPETFVIWEAQFGDFANVAQVIFDQFMAAGRAKWSQKSGIVILLPHGYEGQGPEHSSARLERFLQLSADNNWTVANLTTSAQYFHLLRKQAAMLKGDNVRPLVLMAPKSLLRNPRVASHGVEFSEGSFKPVLPQFSFTETKAAKEKVKRLLLGSGKVMVDVAEAMSSANEGDYDWLRVAHVEQLYPLPAAELERVISQFPKLEEIVWVQEEPKNQGSWFYMEPRLRELAPGKVKVRYIGRPDRASTATGHQEIHALEQNAIISSALNGQPFESSLVRG from the coding sequence ATGAGCATCCATGATGAGCGCAACTCTTCGCCTTGGAGAAGCTACTATGGTCCCAATCTTGGTTATGTGCAGGAGCAATACGAGCTGTTCCTGAACGATCCGAATGCCGTTGAAGCATCGGTTCGCGAATTGTTTCAACTGTGGGGAGCGCCGCCCGCCGCGAACGACGCTTCGCCTAAGTCCGCAGCGCCTGCTGTTGCGGCAGCTCCGGCAGGGGTATCGGCAGCAGCCAGCGGTCCAATTGACAGCAATATGCTTAAGAAGGTCGTTGCCGCGCATCAGCTCATGCTGAACATTCGCAGATACGGCCATTTGGGCGCGGACATTAATCCGCTTGGCATCAGCCAGAGAGCGGATACGAAGCTGCTTGAGCCGGCGACGTTCGGCTTGACGCAGGACGATCTGGCTTCTATTCCAGCAGCTCTGATCTGGGATAACGCCCCTGCGGATGTCGCAAACGGCTGGGAAGCGATTCTGCGTCTCAGAGAGATTTACACCCGTTCGGCCGCATACGAATTTACGCACATTCACGACGAGAATGAGCGCACATGGCTTCACAAGCAGGCGGAGTCCGGTTCCTTCCCAGCGCCATTGTCCGCCAGAGAGAAGGAAGCGCTGCTGGAACGCCTGATGCAGGTGGAGCAGTTCGAGGCCTTCATTCACAAGACGTTTGTAGGTCAAAAACGGTTCTCGATCGAAGGCGTTGACATGCTCGTGCCTATTCTGGACGAGATCATCCGCGCAGTTGCCCATGACGGGGCCCATGAAATTCTGATCGGCATGGCGCATCGCGGACGCTTGAACGTGCTTACGCATGTGCTTGGCAAGCCGTACGACAAAATTTTCTCCGAGTTCCATCATTCTCCGAATAAGGAGCATGTGCCTTCCGAAGGCTCGATGGGCATTAATTACGGCTGGTCCGGCGACGTCAAATATCATTTGGGCGCTGATCGCGCGTTCACAGAAGGCGAGACGGTTCGCGCAAGAGTAACGCTCGCGAACAACCCGAGCCATCTTGAATTTGTAAATCCGGTCGTGGAGGGCTTCACGCGCGCCGCACAGGAAGACCGCTCGAAGCCTGGCTTCCCTGAGCAGGATCTGCACAACGCGGTTACGGTGTGTGTGCATGGCGATGCTGCGTTTATCGGCGAAGGCATTGTTGCCGAGACGTTGAACTTCAACAATCTGCAAGGCTACCGCAACGGCGGTACGCTTCATATTATCGCGAATAACCGAGTAGGCTTCACGACTAACAGCGTGGATTCCCGCTCCACCTACTACGCCAGCGATTTGGCCAAAGGCTTCGATATTCCGATCGTCCACGTCAATGCGGATGACCCGGAAGCCTGTCTGGCGGCGGTTAGACTCGCCAGCGAATATCGTCTGCGCTTCCAGAAGGGCTTCGTTATCGACTTGATCGGCTATCGCCGCTACGGCCATAACGAGATGGACGATCCCGATGCAACGCAGCCGCTTGTGTATCCGAAGGTTCGCAATCATCCAACTGTTGCGACGCTGTACGCCAACATGCTGAAGGATGCAAAGGAAGTAACGGAGGAGCAAGTGGAGCAGCTTCGCGAGAAGACGGCAAACGCTCTGCAAGCCGGCTACGACGCCATGAAGGCATGCGAAGGCAAGCCTCATGTGCAAGTGGCGCACGAGTCCGGCTTAATCGTGCCTGAGGATGTAGCAACAGCGGTGCCGATGGAAACGCTGAAGGAAATTAACCTGGAGCTGCTGAACCGTCCGGAAGGCTTCACGGAGTATTCGAAGCTCCAGCGTATTCTGCAGCGCCGCGCAACCAGCCTGAACGACGGAGAGAAGCTGGATTGGGCCCATGCGGAGGCGCTGGCGTTCGCGACCATCCTTGCGGATGGAACGCCGATTCGCCTTAGCGGACAGGACTCCGAACGCGGCACCTTCGCTCATCGCCATATCATGCTGAACGACAACGCGACGGGAGAGAAGTTCTCACCGCTTCATATGTTCCCGCAGGCGAAGGCTTCCTTCGCCGTGCATAACAGCCCATTGTCTGAAACAGCGGTTCTGGCGTTCGAATACGGCTACAATGTATTTGCTCCAGAGACGTTCGTCATCTGGGAAGCGCAATTCGGCGATTTCGCCAACGTTGCGCAGGTGATCTTCGACCAGTTTATGGCTGCAGGCCGTGCGAAGTGGTCGCAGAAGTCAGGCATCGTTATTCTGCTGCCGCATGGTTATGAAGGCCAAGGTCCGGAGCATTCCAGCGCTCGCCTGGAGCGCTTCCTGCAGCTCTCGGCTGACAACAACTGGACGGTCGCGAACCTGACGACTTCGGCGCAATACTTCCATCTGCTGCGCAAGCAGGCGGCTATGCTGAAAGGCGACAACGTACGTCCGCTTGTGCTGATGGCGCCGAAGAGCTTGCTGCGGAACCCGCGTGTCGCGTCGCACGGCGTGGAATTCAGCGAAGGCTCCTTCAAGCCGGTACTGCCGCAATTCAGCTTCACAGAGACAAAAGCGGCCAAGGAAAAGGTCAAACGCCTGCTTCTGGGCTCCGGCAAGGTGATGGTCGACGTGGCCGAAGCTATGTCTTCCGCCAACGAAGGCGATTACGACTGGCTGCGTGTCGCTCACGTCGAGCAGCTGTATCCGCTGCCTGCGGCCGAGCTTGAGCGCGTAATCAGCCAGTTCCCTAAGCTCGAAGAAATTGTTTGGGTGCAAGAGGAACCAAAAAATCAAGGCTCCTGGTTCTACATGGAACCACGTCTGCGTGAGCTGGCGCCGGGCAAAGTGAAGGTTCGCTACATCGGTCGTCCGGACCGCGCAAGTACAGCGACGGGCCATCAGGAGATTCACGCATTAGAACAGAATGCAATTATTTCTTCCGCTTTGAATGGGCAGCCATTCGAATCGAGTTTGGTGAGGGGGTAG